tgttgacatgatcagtccaatcaaagcgacTGTAGAAATAACATGATTTTACGTTATTTTATCTGTGtacaatgaccttgagccttattGGATGggaacttctaatgtaactctctcgcagcacccaaggggcttgaattttcaagttctacccttagacttggcagtGATGTATTGTCCCCATGAATGACAAAaccctgagccaatcacagcgctaAGCTcagtattttctgctggcttgccccacctccacagaaagcactgatGTAGGcttaaacacctgcattttggagatgccttactcaagaaaaccaaatagaccatgtttgtatgcagctttattaacaagtcaataacacgtTTTTTGACATTGTTTGCAAACAGATACTTTATTTTCTCACTGTTTTATTGCTAAAACTGTGGTGCTCAAAACAGGTGgctcacctgccctgaatgatgggtctcCACTGaacttatctagaacactgcagTCTGTCTGGGTGTTTAACCTTCCCAAGAtcccccatgtcaccctgctcctccgtacattccactggcttccagtcgaagctcacatccactacaagacaATGGTGTTTACTTACGGTGCAGCAAGAAGAACTGCCCCATCTCTACCTTCAGGCACAAACTCTGGATCCCAACCTGAGCACTCAGTTCTGCTACCTCTGGTCTCATGGCCGTCCCACTGCTACAGGAGGTCAAGCAACCTCTCAGCCCAGTCTAAGCACTTCTCTGTCctactgtcagatctaatatgaagaactgaatacaaccataagaaccattcatactgtcagatctaatatgaagaactgaatactAAAGAGAAGAAGAGGTTGACCAGTACATATTCATGTAACTTTATTTTTCATTGGCAGATCAATAAAGTTTGCTTCAATGCAGTTATCCAAACACATTCATGATCAGTAACTAAAATAACTAATCTAGTTTGAAAGACAATTAATAAACACATGGATTCATTTCATAAACTGTGTATcattaaataaagttgtaaaataATCCCCCCAAACTAATGGTGAAAAGTGatcatctctatctgatacatgttaggggcggaaggtagcctagtggttagagcgttgggccagtaaccaaaaggttgcaagatcgaatccctgagctgacaaggtaaaaatctgttattctgcctctgaacaaggcagttaacccactgttcctaggccatcattgtaattaagattttgttcttaactgacttgcctagttaaataaaggttcaataaaaaaagtgtCTACTAGCTCCTTCACACAGAATACTGCAGAGGGaaaacctggtctcagagcaaaacGTATTATATATTACAAAAACATCCGtgccactccatttagtatggatttcacatgactgggcaggggctcagccatgggtgggacttgggaaggcataggcccacttgggagccaggcccggccaatcagaattagtttttccccacaaaaggtctTGATTACAGATAGAAATACTACTCAgcccctccccccaccacctcGGACAATCATGCAGGTGAagaggtcctgggctgccgtggttacatgtgatctgcagttgtgaggccggttggatgtactgccaaattctctaaaaggacGTTAGAGGTGGCTAATGGTAGAGATATAAATATtgagttctctggcaacagctctggtggacattcctgcagtcatcatgagAATTGCACATTCcctaaacttgagacatctgtgatattgtgttgtgtggccttttattgtcccccagcacaaggtgcacctgtgtaatgaccatgctgttttatcagcatcttgatatgccacacctgtcaggtggatggattatcttgacaaaggctgaaatgctcactaacagtatATATAAACAaagttgtgcacaacatttgagaaacattagctttttgtgctggatctttttatttcagctcatgaaaccaacacttcacatgtttaGTTTATATTGGAGGTCCAATGTAATGTAACCtaacatagattagggcctcatttatttcaattgactgatttccttatacaaactgtaaatctttgaaattgttacgtttagattgttgttcagtataatacGACTTGAAGGACGTATCGTATGTTaagaattacaattcatatgttATTTCACGCATTGCTATTCATACATATTACaagttcgtaacatattgtatgatatgttacgaattccaatttgttgttgctGACGTTAGCTAGGTTAGGGGTGAGGGGTTTAAGATAGAGTTAAATGGGTTTAGGAGAAAGggtagctaacatgctaagtaatagctaaaaagtagtaagtagttgccaAGTTGCTAAAAAGCTAAAGCcctccgtgatgagattcaaacactcAACCTTTGGCATGACGTTTGAGTTTACACGCCCACCCTTccacagagcaggagtaaggcttctctcctacGTGTAAacgttggtgtgtttttaagCTGCCCAGTTGAAACTCTCCCAACAGACAGAGTCAGGCCAGGCTGAGAGGGAAGCAGTACCACCCAGTCAATTGGCAGACTAgtgtttgttttcaaaatgagaaGAATAACAGAGGGTATTCAACACCAAGTGCAAATCTTTACAGTAGAAGCCAACAAAACACACCAAAACTGACAAGGTGCACACTGATTGGTAGAGTAAAGAGAGGCTAACATTCTATAACGCTCCCTTTCCTCTGCACAGTTCTCTCACAGTGAGAACCAATAGGATTACAGTGTTCTATGCTTTCTTCATTTGATCCAATTACAACTTCTTTTATGAGATGAGAATTAAGTGATGGAGTGACTTTATTCTTAGCTGGTCAGAGAACCGATGAGGCTTTTCTCCTTGACCTCACTAGGCTAGGGGtcactattttcacctccggattaAAAGCGGAAAGGGATAAGACCCAGATCCCGTTCCCTATGGCTAACACTAGATgcgaacagtctttagacattgtttcaggcttgtattctgtaAAATAAGGGAGAATGACCACATTGAGTCAGTGGATAGTGGGATGTCCCCAGAGCTGGGTCCTGCAGAGAGCatctttcttgtttttcttttatattgacgacgctGTTGCCAGTTTAAATATgattgattatttaggctaaaaacaaccttaggattgattataaacatcgttttacatgtttctacaaactttacggatactatttggaattttcgtctgcctctTGTGACCGCATTTGAGCCATTGGATTACAGAACAAAATGTGCCAACAAAATGGAGGTTTCaagatataaagagggactttatcgaacaaaatgaaaatgtattgtgtaactgggagtgttgtgagtgcaaccatatgaagatcatcaaatttctgacttttgtgactagTCTACTTGGCTggtatgtcatgttttgtgtgctgAGAGccatcctcagataatcgcatggtttgctttcgccttaaagccttttttaaatctgacatagCGGCTAGATtaacaagttaagctttattttgatgtattacacttgtgatttcatgaaatgtaaatatttatagtaattaaATTTGAATTGGTCACTCTACAATTTCCCCGGATGTTGAACAGGTGGGACGCAACAGTCCCAGGTACCCACATGAAGTTAAtgtatacgttggtgtgtttttaagtTGCTCTTGTCAGAGAAACTcctcccacagtcagagcagaagtaaggcttctctcctgtatgtatacgttcatgtgattTCAAGGTATCCGATCGGGAGAAACGTTTTCCACAGAAAGAGCagtagtaaggcttctctcctgtatgtatacgttcatgtgattTCAAGGTACCCGATCGGGAGAAAcgttttccacagtcagagcaggagtgaggcttctctcctgtatgtatacgttcatgtgattTCAAGGTAGTCGACAgggagaaactcttcccacaatcagagcagaagtaaggcttctctcctgtatgtattaaTTGGTGTGCTTTTAAGCTGGTCTTTTGAGAGAATCTCTCTCCACACTCAGGGCAGaagtaaggcttttctcctgtatggatacgttggtgtgtttttaaggTATCCAGTCGAGAGAAACTCactccacagtcagagcaggagtaaggcttctctcctgtatgtatacgttcatgtgattTCAAGGTACTCGATAgggagaaactcttcccacattcagGGCAGAAGTAAGGCTTTTCTCTTGTATGGAtacgttggtgtgtttttaaggTATCCAGTCGAGAGAAACTCactccacagtcagagcaggagtaaggcttctctccagtatgTACTTGTTTGTGTGATTTTAGGGTGCTCATTTGAGAGAATCTCTCACCACAGTCAGAACAggagtaaggcttttctcctgtgtgtgttctctgatgaacttttagatAAGTTGACCttgtgaagcattttccacagtcagagcaggagtaaggcttctctccagtgtgagttctctgatgaacttttagatcagttgatgttgtgaagcattttccacagtcagagcaggagtaaggcttctctcctgtgtgtatacgttggtgtgtttttaaggTGCCCAGATGAGAGAAACtcgccccacagtcagagcaggagtatggcttctctccggtgtgtgttctctgatgaagtTTTAgatcagttgatgttgtgaagcattttccacagtctgagcaggagtatggcttctctcctgtgtgtatttttagGTGTATTTTTAGCTTTGACAGAAATGGGAAAATCTCTTCACAATGTGGGCAGTGATGAGACCTCTTAGCTCTCTGATCTTCCTGCTGTTGCTCTCTGGGTGTAGAGAATGTCTCAACGTGGTATCCTGTGTGAATATCAAAAGAACCATACATGTCATTCAAATGATATACAtgtcattcaaatgtattttatgaagcCCATTTTACATCAGTAGTTTTCATAAAGTGCccaacagaaacccagcctaaaatccccaaagagcaagcaatgcagatgtagaagcacagtggccacAAACAAATCCCTAGgaagcaggaacctaggaagaaacctagagagaaaccaggctcaGAGCGGTgatcagtcctcttctggccataacaggtgacaggtagcctagtggttagagcaaccaaaaggttgcaagatcgaatccccgagctgacaaggtaaaaatctgtcgttctgcccctgaacaaggcagttaacctctctagggtacgtgatACGGTAGCATCCCACCTCTTCAACAGCCAGGGAAactgcagggtgccaaattcaaaacagaaatcccataattaaacatacatgtattttacaccattttaaaagaTACACTCGTTGTAAATCCATCCACAGtctccgatttcaaaaaggctttacgccgatagcaaaccaaacgattatgttaggtgagtgcctattcacagaataacacagccattaatccagccaaagagaggattcacaaaaagcagaaatatagattaaatgaatcactaacctttaatgatcttcatcagatgacactcataggacttcatgttccacaatacatgcatgttttgttgggtaaagttcatatttatatccaaaaatctgagtttacactGTCGCCTTAcaagagccacatcaatttacaggaatactcataataaacattactaaaagatacaactgttatgcaaaATTTGAGATGCACTTCTCCTTaacgcaaccgctgtgtcagatttcaaaaaagctttacggaaaaattaaaccatgcaataatctgagtcggCGCTCAGAGCCCATCAAGACACAAATATAACCGCCATATTAAGCAGTCAACaaaataaatagcattataaatcttcacttacctttgctgatcttcgtcggaatgcactcccaggactcccacaagaaatgtttgttttgttcggtaatgtccatcatttatgtccaaatagttaCTTTTGTTAGtgcatttggtaaacaaatcctaggtcacgaagcgcgttcactaaCAGCAGACAAAATATCAAAAAGttccataacagtcagtagaaacatgtcaaacgatgtattgaatcaatctttaggatgtttttaacataattcttcaataatgttccaaccggagaattcctttgtcttcagaaaagcaaatgGAACTGGTGCATACTCTCATGTCAACGGGCATGGTCAGCTCgtggctgctggcagacctctgactcattccacTCTCCTTCAGcgccacttcacagtagaagcatcagacaaagttctaaagactgttggcatctagtggaagccgtaggaagtgcaacattaccaatatcccactgtatcttcaataggagcCGAGTTGAATATAGACCaaactcagatttcccacttcctggttggattttttctctcaggtttttgtccattaaaataacatccctagtgaccctaaacttttcaacggtagtgtatgtattcatTTCAGTAGGCTGTATGGgaataaaactattctaaaaCTGGGTAGGAGTCAAACACTAACAACAGTAAAAAGTTGTGAAAATGATGAGCTATATCATCCTACACTCaacatcacaagggttagtaactatacagactcatttcatagaaCTTTAAAACACTGGCAGTTTGTCTACTCCACTTCTTTAGTCTACACTCTGATCACTCCAGATAgaccagtgaataaaacaaatgctGGCAATACTGTTGTCATCCATACAAGTCTTAGCAGCATGAAATAATGTCTACAatgcattcaaaaagtattcagaccccttgactttttccacaatttgttacattacagctttattctaaaattgattcaattgttgtttttctcatcactatacacacaataccccattataacatcacaataccccattataacatcacaataccccataatgacaaagcaaaaacaggtttttagaaataactGAAACattacatttacgtaagtattcagacccttcagaCAATAGttagttgaagcacctttggcagcaattacagccttgagtcttgttgtgtatgaagctacaagcttggcacacttgtatttggggagtttctcccattctcctctgcagatcctctcaagctctgccaggttggatggggagggttctctccagagatgtttgatcgggttcaagtccaggctctggcttggccactcaatgacattcagagacttgtaccgaagccactcccacgttgtcttggctgtgtgcttcgggtcgttgtcctgttggaaggtgaaccttcaccccagtctgaggtcccgagcgCTCTcaagtaggttttcatcaaggatctctctatactttgctacgttcatctatcccttgatcctgactagtcaccatgtccctgccgctgaaaaacatccccacagcatgctgctgccaccactctgcttcactgtagggatggtgccaggtttgcgCCAGaaatgacacttggcattcaggccaaagagttcaatcttggtttcatcagaccagagaattttgtttctcatggtcagaatcctttaggtgcctatAGCCAATCTCCAAGCGgaatgtcatgtgccttttactgaggagtggcttccgtctgggcactctaccataaaggcatgattagtggagtcctgcagagatggttgtccttctggaagatccattgaggaactctggagctctgacagaagaaccatcgggttcttggccacctccctgaccaaggcccttctccccaggtagctcagtttggccgggtggcccgctctaggaagagtcttggtggttccaaacttcttccattgaagaatgatggaggcctctgtgttcttggggacatttaaTGCAGCAGAAACGTTTCAGTACcggtccccagatctgtgccgacacaatcctgtctcggagctctacggacaaatccttccacctcatgacttggtttttactttaacattcactgtcaactgtgggacctgacatagacaggtgtgtgcctgtccaaatcatgtccaatcaattgaatttaccacaggtggactccaagttgtagaaacatctcaaggatcatctcatagcaaaggttctgaatacttacgtaaataagcaATTATTatctttttttgtgtttttttttttacatttgcaagactttctaaaaacctgttttggctttgtcattatggggtattgtgatgtcattatggggtattgtgatgtcattatggggtattgtgatgtcattatggggtattgtgatgtcattatggggtattgtgatgtcattatgggatattgtgtgtagattgacgaggaaaaacatggaatcaattttagaataaggctgtaacctaccaAAATGGGAGAAATGGGAAGGGGTCTGACAGTgccctcggaaagtattcagaccacttgactttttccacattgttatgttacagccttattctaaaattaactAAAAATATAtgctcagcaatctacacacaataccccataatgacaaagtgaaaacaggattagacataaaataaaggttaaaaaataaaataaaaaataaatacactaccattagtggtgaaataaatgaataaattcaaaagtttggggttacttagaaatgtccttgttttgaaagaaaagcacattgattgtccattaaaataacatcaaattgatcagaaatacagtgaagacattgttattgttgtaaatgactattgtagctgaaaacggcagatattttatggaatatctacataggcgaacagaggcccattatcagcaaccatcactcctgtgatccaatggcacgttgtgttagctaatccaagttgatcattttaaaaggctaattcatcattagaaaacctttctAAATGTATGTTAGTACAGCTAAAAACTGTGGTTCAgactaaagaagcaataaaactggcctttgcaactctgcctagaaggccagcatcccggagtcgcctcttcgctgttgacgttgagactggtgttaagtgaccccaaactttgaaattaactcaggtgcatcctgtttccattgatcatccttgagatgtttctacaaattgatctATAAAATCTGAATTATATATGCATCAGATATAAATCATCAGGATGTGGTAGTCTACTGGTTCTGTTCAACACTTCTCCAATCGTTGTTGAGATCTGATATTCTGTGCAGCAAACAAATTATAATTCAATATTGACAGTGATGATGCCATGGCCTATTTTGAAATGAGGTATGCCTAACTTGGTGATTGAGGGTATTAAACattttcaaagttcttgagaCAATGTGTGGGCAAAGGCAGGCGTTACAAGTTTAAATAGTTTTTGCTTCGCTGTGAAGTCTTGAGTTGTTCAGGGATGTGTGATGTCAGAATTACAGAATTAAACCTAGCAATAGACTGGTCATAACTTATGGAGGTCTAATACATGAAGATAACTTATAGATAGAACCAGCTCTTACCATGACTAACAGTTGTCctaatcttctcctcctcttcctcttcatctttaatgttgacattcagctccagtgtttgactgcagtcttccagcttcactgatgccatctctggatcctgcagagcaaactgggctccactgtcacaatcaggacccagtgactgtaggttcctactcagtgtggaaggagagtgGCAGGCTGGGAttgtcctcactgttgatgttaacggcctcagacttaatctgagtcggtctgtagtaataaagacaaacggacacaaaagttattttcttgacagttctggcactttattctgtaaaaatattttcttgtttttcttgTTCAATTATCTTATTTCAGTAGATCAGGTAGATAATCCCTGACAATACATTCATTCACATTAGACACAAAGTACACATTTTAAATTGTACAACATAAGTGCACTTTGTCCCATTATGATTTTCCAATTGAAGAATCTTCCCTTGCTGAACCTGACTAGCACAAGATATTAACAATCTACCACtttcaatgttttatttcacctttacttaaccaggtaggctcgttcagaacaagttctcatttacacagCTGCATCCCAGTTTAACTTCACCTCTTTTTATGGCCTTGGTTAATCAGGGTGTAAATGAGGCCCTGTGGTCTCctcaaacaccatcccaactttcCACTCTAACACATTATTACTCGCAGACACTTggtcctccatggaatgagtttgacacgtgctccGATTCATCCGCATTAATCGACGCCATTCCATGCAGTTGGCCTCTCTCTCCAAATGGTGAAGGATAACTTCAGTTAGTGTCAAAATAGAGGGAAGCTATCACACAGCCTCATGTCGCCATTTCACCACGAATAAACTCATAGAAAGACGACCGAAATCGTTCCCGCCATTTGACTTGCCTCGTCCGAACCATCTCGATCTCGCGAGCTTTCATTGACGaaacagtgtatgtaaactcgcgAGAACAGGATGGTTCGGCCGAGGCTATTTACCAGCTCATAAACATTTTACACAAAACCAAGAACATGTAAAAACGAACTCAAATCAGTGGAATCTTTATGAAATGACTAACGAAATTATGTACATACACTCAGACAAACCCAAAGTCTATCTATGTGACTTGTAAAATATTTCTTTACACGTTTTACGTAAATTTTTTTAACACGTTCTTCACTCACTCGGTTTGACCCCAAATAACACATACAATTAAATCCTTTACCAAACGTGATAATACATTGACGGATTTGTTACCTATCGTGTTATATATTCTCTCGACATTAGAAAGTTTAAACATGCTATTACATACCTACAATGGTACATTACAAACGGACACAACCACTATCGACTTCAAAACACAGTTCTGTCGTTTCGACCCGGAACTTCCTGTTCCCCACTACTATAGCGCAGCAGCGTCATCTTCTTCTCTGGTATACTGACATTTACACAAATATAACGTGtctgccgccacctactgtaaggTTAATAAACTgtagaagaaaatacatttcCTTTACGGAAAAGGGGAGGGGGAACAACGACgtcaaaacaaaatacaaaaatagatAAATAACAACATCCCACTCGTTCAGTCACAGTCCGATTCAAATCACATCCCTACACAGTCTCATGGGCCTCGTAGGGAGGAACATCTTCAGTCAGTATTCCCTgcaatcagtggtgtaaagtacttaagtacaaatATTTTAAGTGCCACAtcagtagtttttgggggtatctgtactttacttttgaTATATTTTGACAACTTCAACttctactccactacattcctaaagaaaataatgtactttcaactccatacattttccctgacacccaaaagttctcgttacattttgaatgattaGCAGGACAGGATAACATTTAAATTCGcgcatccctactgcatctgatttGGCGGACTCACCAAACACAAATACTTTATTTTTAAATTATGGATGTGgtcttaaattcaatctggagtgccagagtgcgcttggtcgttcgtaaattcagagcgttgtcagactgTCAGTTCGTatcgctctcggagcgttcagagacacactggacgctctggcggaggaggagggttgattcaagcgttctgacctcacaacggcagtcaagcatccaaGATAACTGGTTagcattggctagcttgctagctactttcaGTACAAATGAAagaactctgaccattttactcgccttagcagagctggttaggctgtgttcatgttatccagagagcATTGGTGACTTTAACTGTGCTTCAGGCAACAATTTAATAAAGCATTTTTTGACGACGCTTACTGACACCGGCCGTATTCAAGGGGTGTTGAGCGTTTGTTTTTCATCAATTATTCTTCCCTCTGGCACTCAGACGAGAGTGGTCTGAAATCGGAGTatatagccagagcgaatttaggAACGCAGactatgtctgagtgttggagtgtgccccttacaggttaggataattaaagtGGCAATTTAGGTGAATtaccgtggcaggttaggagactgaggttaaggttaggaaaagggttagggttagctacaatGTAACAGATGTCAACAACTGTTGTCCCAACGCAAAAGAAACGGCCACGGACCAATGGGGAGCATCAATTGGTTTA
The DNA window shown above is from Oncorhynchus mykiss isolate Arlee chromosome 18, USDA_OmykA_1.1, whole genome shotgun sequence and carries:
- the LOC110528776 gene encoding zinc finger protein OZF-like isoform X1, with protein sequence MASVKLEDCSQTLELNANIKDEEEEEKIRTTVSHGYHVETFSTPREQQQEDQRAKRSHHCPHCEEIFPFLSKLKIHLKIHTGEKPYSCSDCGKCFTTSTDLKLHQRTHTGEKPYSCSDCGASFSHLGTLKTHQRIHTGEKPYSCSDCGKCFTTSTDLKVHQRTHTGEKPYSCSDCGKCFTRSTYLKVHQRTHTGEKPYSCSDCGERFSQMSTLKSHKQVHTGEKPYSCSDCGVSFSRLDTLKTHQRIHTREKPYFCPECGKSFSLSSTLKSHERIHTGEKPYSCSDCGVSFSRLDTLKTHQRIHTGEKPYFCPECGERFSQKTSLKAHQLIHTGEKPYFCSDCGKSFSLSTTLKSHERIHTGEKPHSCSDCGKRFSRSGTLKSHERIHTGEKPYYCSFCGKRFSRSDTLKSHERIHTGEKPYFCSDCGRSFSDKSNLKTHQRIH